One genomic segment of Rhizobium viscosum includes these proteins:
- a CDS encoding class I SAM-dependent methyltransferase, whose product MPSTFIAKGADAYEASMGRWSRKLAAPFLAFAGVPSHGRVLDAGCGTGSLTLALAAHPELTAIEALDFEENFVAALRARTNDPRVSARKGDVCALPHEDKSFDAAYSLLVLHFVSNAEEAISEMRRVLKPGATAAAAVWSHDGMPSWRLFWNTIRAIEPEAEGNGIPSGPRPMTAEGELRALFESAGFADVAEARLTMMMDYANFEDFYLPKVYGQGRFSAFFEALPEARRERLREALRAAYLDGRSEDGPRAFESVAWAVRGVG is encoded by the coding sequence ATGCCATCCACCTTCATCGCCAAGGGCGCCGACGCCTATGAAGCCAGCATGGGCCGCTGGAGCCGCAAGCTCGCAGCCCCCTTCCTCGCCTTCGCCGGCGTACCCTCGCACGGCCGCGTCCTTGATGCCGGCTGCGGCACCGGCAGCCTGACGCTGGCGCTCGCCGCCCACCCCGAACTCACCGCCATCGAAGCCCTCGACTTCGAGGAAAATTTCGTCGCTGCCCTGCGCGCCCGCACCAACGACCCGAGGGTAAGCGCCCGCAAAGGCGACGTCTGCGCCCTGCCCCATGAAGACAAAAGCTTCGACGCCGCCTATTCCCTGCTCGTCCTCCACTTCGTCTCGAATGCCGAAGAGGCAATCTCCGAAATGCGCCGCGTCCTCAAACCGGGCGCCACCGCTGCCGCCGCCGTCTGGTCCCATGACGGCATGCCGAGCTGGCGCCTCTTCTGGAACACGATCCGCGCCATCGAACCCGAAGCCGAAGGCAACGGCATTCCATCAGGCCCGCGGCCGATGACGGCCGAGGGTGAGTTGCGGGCGCTGTTTGAAAGCGCGGGCTTCGCCGATGTCGCCGAGGCGAGGCTGACGATGATGATGGACTACGCCAATTTCGAAGACTTCTACCTGCCGAAGGTATACGGCCAGGGACGGTTTTCTGCGTTTTTCGAGGCGCTGCCGGAGGCAAGACGAGAGCGGCTACGGGAAGCGCTGAGGGCGGCCTATCTGGATGGCAGGTCGGAGGATGGGCCGCGCGCGTTTGAGAGCGTGGCCTGGGCGGTGCGAGGTGTGGGTTGA
- a CDS encoding MBL fold metallo-hydrolase, with protein sequence MIFRQLFDSVSGTYTYLIASRRGGEALIIDPVLEKVDRYMQLVRELDLKLVKAVDTHLHADHITGLGALRDQTHCITVMGEQTKADVVAMRVAEGDRVTIEGLSLDVLYTPGHTDDSYSYLMGDRIFTGDTLLIRGTGRTDFQNGDPRAQYDSIFNKLLRLPEETLLFPAHDYKGDTVSTIGEEKRFNPRLQVKSIDEYVDLMNNLHLPNPKMMDVAVPANIHIGLHQDEIARKGWAVSAKDALDMRGRADVVIVDLRERSERERHGVIPGALHAPYADLQENLSAGGMLHELAVATGKRVVFYCAFGERSAMAVQAAQDAGVGSACHIEGGIDAWKKAGGVVGE encoded by the coding sequence ATGATTTTCCGACAGCTTTTCGACAGTGTCTCCGGCACCTACACCTATCTCATCGCCTCCAGGCGCGGCGGCGAGGCGCTGATCATCGATCCCGTGCTCGAAAAGGTGGACCGCTACATGCAGCTCGTGCGCGAGCTGGACCTGAAGCTGGTCAAGGCGGTGGATACCCACCTGCACGCCGACCACATTACCGGCCTCGGCGCGCTGCGCGACCAGACCCATTGCATCACTGTGATGGGCGAGCAGACCAAGGCCGATGTCGTGGCCATGCGCGTTGCCGAAGGCGACCGCGTGACGATCGAGGGCCTCAGCCTCGACGTGCTCTATACGCCGGGCCATACGGACGATTCCTATTCCTACCTGATGGGCGACCGCATCTTCACCGGCGACACACTGCTCATCCGCGGCACCGGCCGCACCGACTTCCAGAACGGCGACCCGCGCGCCCAATATGACTCCATCTTCAACAAGCTGCTCCGCCTGCCGGAGGAAACGCTGCTCTTCCCCGCCCATGACTACAAGGGCGACACGGTCTCCACCATCGGCGAGGAAAAACGCTTCAACCCGCGCCTGCAGGTCAAATCGATCGACGAATATGTCGACCTGATGAACAACCTGCACCTGCCCAACCCGAAAATGATGGACGTCGCCGTGCCCGCCAACATCCACATCGGCCTCCACCAGGACGAGATCGCCCGCAAGGGCTGGGCGGTGAGCGCGAAGGATGCGCTTGATATGCGCGGGCGGGCGGATGTGGTGATCGTGGACCTGCGCGAGAGAAGCGAGCGGGAGCGGCATGGCGTGATCCCGGGCGCGCTGCATGCGCCCTATGCGGATCTGCAGGAGAACCTGTCAGCGGGCGGGATGCTGCATGAGCTGGCGGTGGCGACCGGGAAACGGGTGGTGTTTTACTGTGCGTTCGGGGAGAGGTCGGCGATGGCCGTGCAGGCGGCGCAGGATGCCGGGGTGGGGAGTGCGTGTCATATTGAGGGTGGGATTGATGCTTGGAAGAAGGCTGGTGGGGTGGTGGGGGAGTGA
- a CDS encoding efflux RND transporter permease subunit, giving the protein MAQFFIRRPILAWVFALFISIAGIIAIPFLPVSQYPKVAPPQLSISTSYPGASPQEIYQGVTRQIEDELNGVEGLMYFESTSDNSGSVSINATFRAGTDIDQASVDVQNAIRRVEARLPATVRSQGITVEEASSGFLMFIALTSTDGNRDEVALGDYITRNIIGELRRIDGVGRAQLFAAQRALRVWIDPDKMVGLNLTTDDINAAITAQNAQVAAGQIGAAPNPVTQDLTATVLVQGQLQTPEQFGEIILRANADGSTVRLKDVARVEQGAESYNFTSRLNGQPSAAIAIQLSSTGNAVAVSNAVNAKMKELSRFFPSGIEYSVPYDTSPFVSASIEKVIHTLVEAVALVFVVMFIFLQNFRYTVIPTLVVPVALLGTCAVMYATGFSINVLTMFAMVLAIGILVDDAIVVVENVERIMAEEGLSPKKAAQKAMSQITGAIMGITLVLSCVFIPMAFFPGSTGIIYRQFSLTMVVSILFSAFLALSLTPALCATFLKPIKQGHHHKRGIGGWFNRNFERITAGYSTTVTGMARRAGRMMIVYLALVVGLGYLFINLPTAFVPDEDQGYMIVDIQGPPEASANRTIESIKQVEKIFRSESAVENIVAIQGFSFSGNGANAALAFVTLKDWADRGPGNTVQEIANRVNGQLFALKDATTFALSPPPIEGFGATGGFSFRLQDRGGKGQTALVEAAGQLMQMAGKSPVLTGMRVEGMPDAAQVLMVIDREKANTFGISFADINNAITANLGSSYINDYPNTGRMQRVIVQADDRARLQIDDVMKINVRNASGGMVPLSSFAIAQWQKGAPQIVGYNGYPTVRISGAPAPGQSSGAAIAEMERLASQLPEGFGFEWSGQSAEEITSGSQAPFLFGLSILFVFLLLAGLYESWSIPLSVMLVVPLGVIGSVAAVMLRDMPNDIYFKVGLIAIIGLSAKNAILIVEFAKDYYAEGKSLLDSAIEAARVRFRPIIMTSLAFTLGVVPLAIATGPSAASQNAIGTGVLGGMISATVLAIFFVPAFFVFVLKLMRTRRPVAEEETTPATEAPPTAPAIHS; this is encoded by the coding sequence ATGGCACAATTCTTCATTCGCAGGCCGATCCTGGCCTGGGTCTTCGCGCTGTTCATCTCGATTGCCGGTATCATCGCGATCCCCTTCCTGCCGGTCTCGCAATATCCGAAGGTCGCCCCGCCGCAGCTTTCGATCTCCACCTCCTATCCGGGCGCTTCCCCGCAGGAGATCTATCAGGGTGTCACTCGCCAGATCGAGGATGAGCTGAACGGCGTCGAAGGCCTGATGTATTTCGAATCGACCTCGGACAATTCAGGCTCGGTCAGCATCAACGCCACCTTCCGCGCCGGCACCGATATCGACCAGGCCTCCGTCGACGTGCAGAATGCCATCCGCCGCGTTGAAGCCCGCCTGCCCGCGACCGTGCGTTCGCAGGGCATCACCGTCGAGGAGGCGAGCTCCGGCTTCCTCATGTTCATCGCGCTGACCTCAACGGACGGCAACCGCGATGAAGTGGCGCTCGGCGATTACATCACCCGCAACATCATCGGCGAGCTGCGCCGCATCGATGGCGTCGGCCGCGCCCAGCTCTTTGCCGCCCAGCGCGCGCTACGCGTCTGGATCGACCCGGACAAGATGGTCGGCCTGAACCTGACGACCGATGACATCAACGCGGCCATCACCGCCCAGAACGCCCAGGTGGCCGCCGGCCAGATCGGCGCCGCGCCGAACCCGGTCACCCAGGACCTGACGGCGACCGTTCTCGTGCAGGGCCAGTTGCAGACGCCGGAGCAATTCGGCGAGATCATCCTGCGCGCCAATGCCGATGGCTCCACCGTGCGGCTGAAGGATGTCGCCCGCGTCGAGCAGGGTGCGGAATCCTATAATTTTACGAGCCGCCTGAACGGCCAGCCGAGTGCCGCGATCGCCATCCAGCTCTCGTCGACCGGTAACGCGGTGGCCGTCTCCAACGCCGTCAACGCGAAGATGAAGGAGCTTTCCCGCTTCTTCCCGTCGGGCATCGAATATTCCGTTCCCTACGATACCAGCCCCTTCGTCTCGGCCTCGATCGAGAAGGTCATCCACACGCTGGTCGAGGCCGTCGCCCTCGTCTTCGTGGTCATGTTCATCTTCCTGCAGAATTTCCGCTACACGGTGATCCCGACGCTCGTGGTACCCGTGGCGTTGCTCGGCACCTGCGCGGTCATGTATGCGACCGGATTTTCCATCAACGTTTTGACCATGTTCGCCATGGTGCTGGCGATCGGCATCCTCGTCGATGACGCGATCGTCGTCGTCGAAAATGTCGAGCGCATCATGGCCGAGGAAGGGCTCTCGCCCAAAAAGGCGGCACAGAAGGCGATGAGCCAGATCACCGGCGCCATCATGGGCATCACGCTGGTTCTCTCCTGCGTCTTCATTCCCATGGCCTTCTTCCCCGGCTCGACCGGCATCATCTACCGCCAGTTCTCGCTGACCATGGTCGTCTCGATCCTGTTCTCGGCCTTCCTGGCGCTGTCGCTGACGCCGGCCCTTTGCGCCACCTTCCTGAAGCCGATCAAGCAGGGCCATCACCACAAGCGCGGCATCGGCGGCTGGTTCAACCGCAATTTCGAGCGCATCACCGCGGGCTATTCGACGACCGTCACCGGCATGGCGCGGCGCGCCGGCCGCATGATGATCGTCTATCTCGCCCTCGTCGTCGGCCTCGGCTATCTCTTCATCAACCTGCCGACGGCCTTCGTGCCTGACGAAGACCAGGGCTACATGATCGTTGATATCCAGGGCCCGCCGGAGGCGAGCGCCAACCGCACGATCGAATCCATCAAGCAGGTGGAAAAGATCTTCCGCTCCGAATCCGCCGTCGAGAATATCGTCGCGATCCAGGGCTTCTCCTTCTCGGGCAACGGCGCCAATGCCGCCCTCGCCTTCGTGACGCTGAAGGACTGGGCAGACCGCGGCCCCGGCAACACCGTGCAGGAAATCGCCAACCGTGTGAACGGCCAGCTCTTCGCCCTGAAGGACGCCACCACCTTCGCGCTCTCGCCGCCGCCGATCGAAGGCTTCGGCGCCACCGGCGGCTTCTCCTTCCGCCTGCAGGACCGCGGCGGCAAGGGCCAGACGGCGCTTGTCGAGGCCGCCGGCCAGCTGATGCAGATGGCGGGCAAGAGCCCGGTTCTGACGGGAATGCGCGTCGAAGGCATGCCTGACGCAGCCCAGGTGCTGATGGTGATCGACCGCGAAAAGGCCAACACCTTCGGCATCTCCTTTGCCGATATCAACAACGCCATCACCGCCAATCTCGGCTCGTCCTATATCAACGACTACCCGAATACCGGCCGCATGCAGCGCGTCATCGTCCAGGCGGATGACCGCGCCCGCCTGCAGATCGACGATGTGATGAAGATCAACGTGCGCAATGCGAGCGGCGGCATGGTGCCCCTCTCCTCCTTCGCCATTGCCCAATGGCAGAAGGGCGCGCCGCAGATCGTCGGCTACAACGGCTATCCGACCGTGCGCATCTCCGGTGCGCCGGCACCCGGCCAGTCCTCGGGCGCGGCGATCGCCGAAATGGAGCGTCTGGCCTCGCAATTGCCGGAAGGTTTCGGCTTCGAATGGTCCGGCCAGTCGGCGGAAGAAATCACCTCCGGCAGCCAGGCGCCCTTCCTCTTCGGCCTGTCGATCCTCTTCGTCTTCCTGCTCCTGGCAGGTCTCTACGAAAGCTGGTCGATCCCGCTCTCGGTCATGCTCGTGGTGCCCTTGGGCGTCATTGGCTCGGTGGCGGCGGTGATGCTGCGCGATATGCCCAACGACATCTATTTCAAGGTGGGTCTCATCGCGATCATCGGCCTGTCCGCCAAGAACGCCATCCTGATCGTGGAATTCGCCAAGGATTATTATGCCGAAGGCAAATCCCTGCTGGATTCGGCAATAGAAGCCGCCCGCGTCCGCTTCCGCCCGATCATCATGACGTCCCTCGCCTTCACCCTCGGCGTCGTGCCGCTGGCGATCGCGACCGGCCCGAGTGCCGCCAGCCAGAACGCCATCGGCACCGGCGTCCTCGGCGGCATGATCTCCGCGACGGTGCTGGCCATCTTCTTCGTCCCGGCGTTCTTCGTCTTCGTGCTGAAGCTGATGAGGACGAGGCGGCCGGTCGCCGAGGAGGAAACGACGCCTGCCACAGAAGCCCCGCCAACCGCACCGGCCATCCACTCCTGA
- a CDS encoding helix-turn-helix domain-containing protein: MSDKSTPETLSQRIHARLLARSRGPAWSTISVHLLSHQPLETNLLVPAVAEPLVVWIVSGLARIEERDIGGEWMSAEVSAGDFYLTQSETPYELRWETSAGEPLCVMHLYLGLPIYQRAIAEVLGADGADRFRLADISGARDEAISGLMGMILKELTGAAVPSEMAVQGIAQALAVHLVRHYGSQDGAVPARRGALPAFKLQKVVRMMEAGLDRAFNLESLAAEAELSAFHFSRVFKQSTGSSPSDYFIQLKMAEARRLLRETDQSIVSIALDLGYSSPSHFAQVFRRQVGVSPRDYRG; this comes from the coding sequence TTGTCCGATAAATCCACCCCCGAAACCCTGAGCCAGCGCATCCACGCCCGCCTTCTCGCCCGGAGCCGTGGCCCGGCGTGGAGCACCATTTCCGTCCACCTGCTCTCCCACCAGCCACTCGAAACCAACCTCCTCGTGCCCGCCGTCGCCGAGCCGCTCGTGGTCTGGATCGTCTCTGGCTTGGCGCGCATCGAGGAGCGGGACATTGGTGGGGAATGGATGTCGGCGGAGGTCTCTGCCGGCGATTTCTATCTGACGCAGAGCGAGACGCCCTACGAGCTCAGGTGGGAGACGAGTGCGGGGGAGCCGCTTTGCGTCATGCATCTCTATCTCGGGCTGCCGATCTACCAGCGGGCGATAGCGGAGGTTTTGGGTGCTGACGGCGCGGATCGGTTTCGGCTGGCGGATATTTCCGGGGCGCGGGACGAGGCGATTTCGGGGTTGATGGGGATGATCCTGAAAGAGTTGACGGGTGCTGCCGTGCCCAGCGAAATGGCTGTGCAGGGCATCGCGCAGGCGCTCGCCGTCCATCTCGTACGGCACTATGGCAGCCAAGATGGCGCGGTGCCCGCCCGGCGCGGGGCGCTGCCGGCTTTCAAGCTGCAGAAGGTGGTGCGGATGATGGAGGCGGGGCTTGATCGGGCCTTCAATCTGGAAAGCCTGGCGGCCGAGGCCGAGCTTAGCGCCTTTCATTTTTCCCGCGTTTTCAAGCAATCGACCGGTTCTTCGCCATCGGATTATTTCATCCAGCTGAAGATGGCCGAGGCGCGCCGGCTGCTGAGGGAGACGGATCAGAGCATCGTCTCGATCGCGCTCGATCTCGGCTATTCCAGCCCCAGCCATTTCGCGCAGGTGTTCCGGCGTCAGGTCGGTGTCAGCCCGCGCGATTATCGCGGGTAG
- a CDS encoding SDR family oxidoreductase: MSIQGKTALITGASSGIGAATALKLAANGAKVGLAARRTERLEELVSQIAQAGGQAIALEMDVVDAASVEAGVAKLAQAFGSIDILFNNAGLMPLSDIEALKTEEWHRMVDVNIKGVLNTTAAVLPPMIGQKSGHIVNTSSIAGRKVFAGLTVYCATKHAITALSDGMRMELGKKHNIRVTCVQPGAVETELYDQISDPAARQQMEDLKTQMEFLKAEDIAETVLFAVQSPRHVDIAEVFVMPTQQAW, from the coding sequence ATGTCAATCCAAGGAAAAACTGCTCTCATTACCGGCGCGTCGAGCGGTATCGGCGCTGCCACGGCGCTCAAGCTTGCAGCCAATGGCGCCAAGGTTGGGCTTGCGGCGCGCCGCACCGAGCGGCTGGAAGAGCTCGTCTCGCAGATCGCCCAGGCGGGCGGGCAGGCGATCGCGCTGGAGATGGATGTCGTCGATGCCGCTTCCGTCGAGGCGGGTGTGGCGAAGCTCGCGCAAGCGTTCGGCAGCATCGATATCCTCTTCAACAATGCCGGCCTGATGCCGCTCTCGGATATCGAGGCGCTGAAGACGGAGGAATGGCACCGGATGGTGGACGTCAATATCAAGGGCGTGCTGAACACGACCGCCGCCGTGCTGCCGCCTATGATCGGCCAGAAATCCGGCCATATCGTCAACACCTCGTCGATTGCCGGCCGCAAGGTCTTTGCTGGCCTGACGGTCTATTGCGCGACAAAGCATGCGATCACCGCGCTCTCGGATGGCATGCGTATGGAGCTTGGCAAGAAGCACAATATCCGCGTGACCTGCGTGCAGCCGGGTGCGGTCGAGACCGAGCTTTACGACCAGATCTCCGATCCGGCGGCGCGCCAGCAGATGGAAGACCTGAAGACGCAGATGGAATTTCTCAAGGCGGAGGATATCGCCGAGACGGTGCTGTTTGCGGTGCAGTCGCCCAGGCATGTGGATATTGCCGAGGTGTTTGTGATGCCGACGCAGCAGGCCTGGTGA
- a CDS encoding AAA family ATPase yields MNDQSEPVRLEDYNLDEIIQLLSDGIPIHRTKEPAFRLDTEDRRKAFAFYGRNRDLWPRNKTVQAKEIESLIKALEGPPPNSASPKIAVKGSDKPIWHLKQVEAHRFGGLHKHLGPLGEDPEAFILDLGKEITLVSGFNGAGKTALLSAIMWCLTGKALRSQHVPHEVHEPMTVEWLIEEDQEQESDGRPDIEIPPIVPIPSSENLAQLGDSPKLDTRVSLLFERAETGEVCRITRSLSITGKKLVAPVVGLESLGLSALALEAGTLMPGVAAHMRFDEKSDFTQAVSQLTGLRPLEELGYRTDRLVNRLRTTEKRTTEEAQSTKKEAFKQTLKMFQDRWEEQRDLGELPKILLPGQNETIVSQEAEEDEKVEQNDPVTQNIDCQSSIAAAQTKLRELRSDLSASMETILEQRIELATKQDVDTFNRALDDAADQLQGSSLRELPSVVFLTGLSKITDEEATSALSAIQDIIKRGEALSQRLEDERQAIRWRLYARVAAWHKDHHPDKDLVNCPVCGTNLDEVPLDALLDRSVKSALDQCREADNDIGKTAAQWESDEASAFLNVLPDTLRAFADKAPQDGLLDIYRKAYVDELLASRAFSGKLQPLRKNGQIVWDIACRENPLPDAPEPADSTLPNLLSTGKLQKRLKAVARTLQLRGHRTQAKTALPALVDRFIGKIKSADDATEIGGHGTETISGSFVNAPETMPLREQIAAIRRAVQNAIPIVSLIRHLDDMELIRLQWEADKNRLSLLARAADAVEPFLEYPAVVHERVSGLIETLNTNTAEWLDRIYRSHYRGGPSYGGLKSGEEGGFGLRAEFGQMHVPAHQVMNASLLRACVWAFLFAFWEHVSKQLGGLSCMLLDDPQTHFDPINGENLAAAIPLMPKHGMRPLITSNDIRFVAAIQDKLPSRAAGSPSWTTLRLNPVSSSKLTASLSSSLEEIREKRDRWYEDENDVPKAQDFVKCVRVDIENRLWNLLATDPLVMHDPTLADLLGQLRHARNGGEKPFEEPPFERLIAHEALRNAALFYKVINKAHHRPFEITPQDAHDVNSAYENVHSVLRSCTASYARFMGRLTNDERDLLLVDAPVTPDSISMPTEKIPVIGKLAARSSSDIVAVEEDREFISLDTLGAIALYGVRGPTLGSIALAGQVVMVSLDREPIEGEPVIALYKNRIFARRFHRDKKDPSKTVLAADRSGTDRVPPVEIVSTAVTRVMPIVGVLFEALRFAGQEEALPVNSSDILSRRLMLARIVEDSAYPIVRDGDMVIIESVGDTSPAAMGKLEGRIVAVTARSGSESFGYLKRVGSEIYDGARIYENIGLNGQAVCITAGSTASRGLILERLWRVHGVLRLPPAKR; encoded by the coding sequence ATGAACGACCAATCTGAACCCGTACGTTTGGAAGACTACAATCTGGATGAAATTATCCAATTACTTTCCGATGGCATCCCGATCCATCGCACGAAGGAACCTGCCTTCCGCCTAGATACAGAAGATCGACGTAAAGCCTTTGCCTTTTATGGCAGAAACCGCGATCTGTGGCCCCGCAACAAAACGGTGCAAGCGAAAGAGATTGAAAGTCTTATTAAAGCGCTTGAAGGACCGCCCCCGAACTCAGCATCCCCAAAAATTGCGGTGAAGGGCAGCGACAAGCCAATTTGGCACCTGAAGCAAGTCGAGGCTCATCGTTTCGGCGGCTTACATAAGCACTTGGGGCCGCTAGGAGAAGATCCGGAAGCGTTCATCTTAGATCTAGGTAAAGAAATCACGCTCGTTAGCGGCTTCAACGGCGCAGGCAAGACGGCGCTGTTGAGCGCAATTATGTGGTGCCTTACGGGGAAAGCATTGCGTTCTCAGCACGTGCCGCATGAAGTACACGAGCCTATGACCGTCGAGTGGCTGATTGAAGAAGATCAGGAGCAAGAATCGGACGGTCGCCCTGATATTGAAATACCGCCCATTGTGCCAATTCCATCATCTGAAAATCTTGCGCAACTCGGAGACTCTCCGAAACTGGACACTCGTGTAAGTCTTCTGTTTGAGCGTGCTGAGACAGGTGAAGTCTGCCGCATTACCCGAAGCCTTTCGATAACCGGAAAGAAACTGGTAGCTCCCGTGGTGGGTTTGGAGAGCCTTGGCCTCTCCGCATTGGCCCTCGAGGCCGGAACACTGATGCCGGGCGTGGCGGCCCACATGCGTTTCGATGAAAAATCAGATTTCACTCAAGCGGTATCGCAGCTAACTGGTTTAAGGCCTCTGGAGGAACTTGGATATCGAACCGACAGACTTGTAAATCGTCTACGCACAACTGAAAAGCGCACGACTGAAGAGGCGCAAAGTACGAAAAAAGAAGCCTTCAAACAGACGCTGAAGATGTTCCAGGATCGATGGGAAGAGCAACGCGATCTCGGAGAATTACCGAAAATATTGCTGCCAGGGCAAAACGAAACGATAGTGTCTCAAGAAGCCGAGGAAGACGAAAAAGTAGAACAGAACGATCCCGTCACTCAAAACATCGATTGCCAATCCTCAATAGCTGCTGCGCAAACGAAATTGCGTGAGCTACGGTCCGATTTGTCAGCATCAATGGAAACGATCCTGGAGCAGCGGATCGAACTCGCGACGAAGCAGGACGTAGATACTTTTAACCGCGCCCTTGACGATGCAGCCGATCAACTTCAGGGCAGTTCTCTAAGAGAATTACCATCCGTAGTGTTCCTTACAGGTCTCAGTAAGATAACTGACGAAGAAGCAACTTCTGCGTTGTCAGCAATCCAAGATATCATCAAACGAGGAGAAGCGCTCTCTCAAAGACTAGAAGATGAGCGTCAGGCAATCAGATGGCGACTATACGCAAGGGTAGCAGCTTGGCATAAAGATCATCATCCGGACAAAGACCTGGTGAACTGTCCAGTTTGCGGGACTAACCTAGACGAAGTTCCTCTAGATGCCCTACTCGATCGCTCAGTAAAGTCTGCGCTAGATCAATGTCGCGAGGCCGATAATGACATTGGCAAGACGGCAGCGCAATGGGAGAGTGATGAGGCATCTGCATTTCTGAATGTGCTGCCGGACACCTTACGCGCCTTTGCCGACAAGGCTCCGCAGGACGGGTTACTTGATATTTATCGCAAAGCCTATGTGGATGAATTGTTAGCCAGCAGAGCTTTTTCCGGAAAATTGCAACCATTGCGCAAGAATGGGCAGATTGTCTGGGACATCGCTTGCCGAGAAAATCCTCTGCCCGACGCGCCGGAGCCTGCTGACAGCACCCTTCCCAATTTGCTTTCCACCGGCAAGTTACAAAAACGGCTAAAGGCCGTCGCCCGCACCCTACAGCTTCGTGGGCATCGAACCCAGGCGAAGACTGCATTGCCGGCACTCGTAGATAGATTCATCGGGAAGATAAAATCTGCTGATGATGCAACAGAAATCGGTGGACACGGGACAGAAACAATTTCCGGTAGTTTTGTAAACGCGCCGGAAACAATGCCGCTTAGGGAGCAAATAGCGGCGATACGACGTGCGGTGCAAAACGCAATTCCCATCGTGTCCTTGATCCGCCATCTCGATGATATGGAGTTAATACGCCTACAATGGGAGGCGGACAAAAATCGTCTGAGCTTACTGGCTCGCGCCGCTGATGCCGTTGAACCCTTTCTCGAATATCCAGCCGTTGTCCATGAACGAGTTTCTGGACTGATAGAAACGCTGAATACGAACACCGCAGAATGGCTGGATAGGATTTACCGTTCGCACTATCGCGGAGGCCCCTCCTATGGAGGACTCAAATCAGGAGAAGAAGGCGGTTTCGGTCTTAGGGCAGAGTTTGGTCAGATGCATGTTCCTGCTCATCAAGTGATGAATGCATCGCTGCTGCGCGCTTGCGTCTGGGCGTTCCTATTTGCTTTTTGGGAACACGTCAGCAAACAGCTCGGCGGATTAAGTTGCATGTTGCTGGACGATCCTCAGACACATTTCGATCCAATTAATGGTGAGAATCTCGCAGCCGCGATACCCCTGATGCCTAAGCACGGCATGCGTCCTTTGATAACTTCCAATGACATCAGATTTGTTGCCGCCATTCAGGACAAGTTACCCAGTCGTGCGGCGGGTAGCCCATCTTGGACGACACTTCGGCTCAATCCCGTTTCATCTTCAAAGCTTACGGCCTCTTTAAGTTCTTCACTCGAAGAGATCAGAGAGAAACGTGATCGCTGGTACGAAGACGAAAACGACGTGCCAAAGGCGCAAGATTTCGTGAAATGCGTGCGGGTCGATATCGAGAATCGATTGTGGAACCTTCTGGCGACCGACCCACTCGTGATGCACGATCCAACTCTCGCCGATCTACTAGGGCAGTTGAGGCACGCCCGAAACGGCGGGGAAAAGCCGTTTGAAGAACCTCCCTTCGAAAGACTTATTGCTCACGAAGCGCTGCGTAACGCCGCGCTTTTCTATAAAGTGATCAACAAAGCGCATCATCGGCCATTTGAAATCACCCCCCAAGACGCGCATGACGTAAACAGCGCCTACGAAAACGTTCATAGCGTTCTAAGAAGCTGCACAGCATCTTATGCTCGCTTTATGGGCCGGCTGACTAACGATGAACGCGACCTACTTCTCGTAGACGCGCCGGTAACTCCAGACTCCATATCGATGCCGACCGAAAAGATCCCTGTCATCGGTAAATTGGCCGCTCGGAGTAGTTCTGATATCGTTGCTGTCGAAGAGGATCGTGAATTCATTTCACTGGATACGCTCGGTGCAATCGCGCTGTATGGAGTACGTGGTCCGACGCTCGGCTCTATAGCGCTTGCTGGCCAAGTGGTTATGGTTTCTTTGGATAGAGAACCGATTGAAGGCGAACCCGTTATCGCTTTGTACAAGAACAGAATTTTTGCTCGACGTTTTCACCGCGACAAGAAAGACCCTTCGAAAACTGTTCTTGCTGCTGACCGTTCTGGTACCGACCGAGTGCCGCCAGTCGAGATCGTTTCAACGGCAGTGACGCGAGTGATGCCCATCGTCGGCGTGCTTTTCGAAGCGCTGAGGTTCGCAGGCCAAGAAGAAGCCCTCCCGGTTAATTCGAGCGACATACTGTCCCGAAGATTGATGTTGGCTCGTATTGTGGAAGATAGTGCTTATCCCATCGTCCGTGACGGCGACATGGTGATTATCGAATCGGTGGGTGATACATCGCCTGCTGCCATGGGCAAACTAGAAGGAAGAATTGTCGCCGTAACGGCGCGTAGCGGAAGCGAAAGCTTTGGATATTTGAAGCGAGTAGGCAGCGAAATCTACGATGGCGCGCGAATATATGAAAACATCGGTCTAAATGGCCAAGCAGTATGTATAACAGCCGGCTCCACAGCCTCAAGGGGGCTGATCCTAGAGCGTCTCTGGCGAGTGCACGGCGTTCTCCGCTTGCCACCAGCTAAACGTTAA